The genome window atatttacctagctagcctTGTCTAGTCTAGGCTAAcactgttgcgctaacgttagcaaacgtcggcgtagctagctgtctaaacttgtgaaaagccgaaccgcatccccgtccaagctgtgtttcactttccctccaatattattatacatataataataacacatggactcggtcgagaccaaaagccatattttgcaacaccagtggcacagacgagcccatagacagtgaacagagacggggctttagtctgtcgtctccccaacgtgacgtagtgcaatgcattgtgggggaaaagagaatcattgcaaaccgctgtaaaatagtactactttttcgtattttattccgttttgtgatatccattgtatttgatgttgttgggtaacagtttaaatgtttattaccaacaagcaaattgcacaaattcattagaaaataaaccctgcaacatgggctttaagttGTTCGGTCTGATACCGTAACTACTGAGGTGGTTTTAACCCGGAGTGACCTGGCTGACGCGCTGATGTTAACTTGCTGTGTAGCGTTCAAGAATCGTCTGACTATGTTGCATTGCAGAATAAcagtatgtttatttggttAACCGTGCAGCATGAAATGTCCATTACTTCATGTTTTCAGTGATAAATCCATAAACAATTAGACAAGTAGAACAAAGGCTTTGGTGCCAATGCAATCCAGCATAACAGCATTCGGTACAGCGTTAGCGGTCAAAAACCATTTGCCCTTTCCGGGCCAAACACCTGCCGGCAACAATTTGGAGCATACCTTTATAACCTTTCACCAGGTAATACCACAGCGACACCCAATGTACATAAAAGAAACAACACCCAAAGTCTGAACACTTGAAACAACATATTTGGCTCCTACAGAGCTAAATAATTgcttttctcgattattctgtttttgtgctcattgggagccgaaatcataatcacgattacatTTTGATTAACTGTACAGCCCTAAAGGATAGGATACATTCTGTTCTTTAAAACATATAAAGCTATTCCTCTTGAGTACATGTACTCGGTATAATACTGTATACCTATAACTGCAGGAGCATCAAGGACAGGCTGAGGCTGTTTACTCTACCGGTATATGCTAATATTAGGACTCTTATAGTTAACgtgaaactgaatatttttgcataTTCTCTGTAAGGTATTGTTAGTGGGTACACACATGATGTCACCGTGCGTAAGATGCCTGGTTTACAACCCCCAAAGGCAAATACACAGCCAGTGGGGATTCACGTGGGGAAAGAAAACATTGGAAACACTTTTTAAATGGTACAAAACTGTTGTGCAATCGACTACTCAAACAGGTAAAGAAAGAACTCAGGGATATGTTTTTTACACACTGCCCAGTATTAAAGAGAAGAGGAGCAACACGATACGTTTTTAAAAGCTATGTAGCATTACCAGCACAGAGTGTTTTTATTGAAACTGTGCTTCTGTAAAAGTGATGTCAGTACCTATCATCTAGTCAACTCTGTGGTTAATTTTGGCATTTAAATGTGCATTCATTGTTCTAGGGACACCAGTAGAAGCAAAAACACTGACAATATGTCACTTTCTAAATAATAAGCCAATGGCAATATTAATTTATATattcttttattattttgcatctaaaagaatttgaaaaaataaaatgttctatATGGATGGCCATTAGAGTCCGGATCCTATCCCAGCATGCAATGAGTGATCTGCAGGGTACAACGGGGCAGGTCAACAGTCCGTCACAGTGCTAACACAGAGCTCTATCTCATGAgagcaaaacatttttgtttttatgctgtCAATTTCTGGCATTCAGAGACAATCAATCTACTCTCATGTATTCTCTTATTAGGCTCCAGTATGCAGAAGGAACAACCTTGCTTGCGCGAGAGCGGCCCTTGTGCTACATCCAGCAAGAATGCTAAAAATAAGAGCAACAGTATGATTCTGCTGGCAATACGTGGTACTAAAGACGCAGACGACTCCAGTGGTACGGGCTCCCGCTGCAGTTCAGAAAAAGACTCTGGTTACTCTGGTAAGTAAATGTGGCAATAATGTAACCAGACAATTTGCCAACTTTTATTCTCTACGGCTATTTCCCATACACTCCCATATATCTTTACAAGTCAGCTCAGGCagtgatatactgtaaatgtaaagcATGTTTgtccctcctctcttctccctttTGTAAACATAaagtaaatgtttgcatattttGACATAAGGTAGTAGTACACAGCAAGATGGTATAAAAAAATACCACAATAATGCcacttacccactgctagtaccagctcggcTTGACTcgactcggccgcggtgccccgtcctccattttccattgcagatttagtaccgcctcatgcgtgaggcgagcgtggctggtcgtcatagtgacgccgcaggaaactgccgtgacctaacacacacagaatggcgaaggtgtgttgtttttgattctcagcatgtggctgttgccacagccagaagacaaattttgtttcaaaagaagctggaggcagcaaaaaaaaaacaccgctggctaaattattttaaaatggcagctttgttcaggacacccccctccgtcgctagcaatgatgacgcagtgattagtgacgattctctctgaccaatcagtatagtctgcaggttttcacgtcaccttttggtatcgcctcagctcgcttggaacctcgacggaggtgatactaaaaaaagtacctgttggcaggtaccagggactttttttcataatggaaaaacaaaaaaggcgagtagagtcgaggcgagtcgagcaggtaccacaTAATGGTAAAACACCATAACACTACCAAACTACGTCACAAAGGTTCAACTATCTCTTTGAGCATGGCTTCAGCTGTATTAGTCAGcatgtatttctttttactACTTTTTCTGCAGACGGCTCAGACTGGCACCAGACAGATGTGGAGGACCATCGGGGCAACAAAAGCCAGTCCAGAGGCAGCGAGCATGCAGAAACGTCACAGCCAGGTCAAAACAAAGACATTGGGCAAGGGAATCCTGGGAATCCTACCCTGATGCCAGCAGGCCGCGAGCTTCCACCCAtctacatcaacaacaacatggTGCTTAAGCAGGTAAGACAGGTGTAGGTGCAGACAAGTTAGGAATACATTCCTCTGCTGAAAATGGTTCTCTTAAACTGTAAGTGTAAAGGTAAGAAATGAGGTAGTGTGCAACAGAGCCCCTGCACAACATAGCAGGGATGACAGACTGAGGCAAGTAGAGAGCTGAAATTAAATGGATGTAATACTCTCACTTATTTTAGTTGGAGTGTAGACATTTTTTGCATCCATATGTGGCAGAGtgattattttctaaaaaaaaaaggacttaTACTTGATTCCTTCTTACTCCCTGTCCCACCAGCCGGATATGATCCAGAAAAGAGGCCAGCTACCTTGGAGAAATGAAAACAGGGAAACCAGCAGTTCTGGTGCTGCccatattattattttccagCAGCCTAGTTTGTTGCCGGCCACCCTCGAGCACCAAAAGCCCTTGTCCCAGATGTCCAATGTCACAGggaagaaaataaatggcacttATCTGCCCATTCTCAACTCCTACGCACGGATTGCACCACACCCCAGCAAGAAGCCACTTGATACATTTTCATGGAATGATGAATCCCAGAACCTGAGCAAGAGGGTATGCACAGAACACAAGAGTGATGACACACCTGTGACCAGGAGTCTACCTGAGCAGCACCTTTATAAGCAATCCAAATTAGCAGTCTTAATGTCTGAGCTGccttgttcctcttcaaccagAGATATTCAGTCGTCCTCCAGTCCTACTACTGTCCCCTCGAGCCAAAGCTCCCCATCTGGGACTGGTCTGTACACTACATCCTCCATCCTCACAACCAGAGATCTTCCAAGAAACAGCACCACCAATACTCGCCATCGCCGTTTCCTCAACACAGTAGAAATTCTCAGACAATCAGGTCTGCTGGACATTACACTGCGCACGCAGGAACTGCTGCGCCAGAGTAACGCCACAGAGCGGAACATTGCCCAGCTCCGCCAACACACAGAGCTACTGTACCAGGCTGCCAGCAACCCCAGCGGCAGCCTGAGCGGTATCACAGCCTGGCAACATCTGCAACGAGCCATGGCCGAGTCTGGCAGCTACCCCAGCCTTAAAATCCTGCAAAATGTACAAATCCTGTGTCATCCAGATTCTTCCAGTCAACCAGTGAGTATTTCCACAGGTAAAGCCAATGGGCCACAAGCTGCAGAGAGCTCCGAGGTGCCACCATCTCGCCTTCTCACTACTCTACCTGACCCAAACTCAGAACAAGGCAGGGAGCTCAAGGGCGGAGATAAATCTTCAGAGAACGTCACCTTTATGCTTCCTGACAGTTCTACCGGTTAGCACAATCTGCACTGCCTTTAAAGGGAGAGCAAGTACTCAGGGATATTTTTGGATTTTATGTGTGGCTTTAATAGTTTATCCCTGGTTATTTAAACCTAGTTTTATAGGAATTTTGCTAAATATCTCTGCAGGCCAATGGGAATCATACAATGACTCAAGGTTAGTACTTACTGTATATGTACATGTTGCAGTACAAGTTTTGTTTCCAGTTGCCTAACATGCTTCACCAGAATTAAGTGTTCTGAAAGCTGATCCATTAATTCACTCAAGTGCAATTCAATCCCGAGGTACCATCTTATATTACCACTGCAGACTTTATAGAACCTCACAGATGAGcagtatggaggaaatatttattcataatccaaattgaaagtccaaagagaaaacgaagcaagatcaaattaaaaatagtattattttactacgctgctaggaaaaatcatgccataattcaatttaaaaaaaaaaaaggaaactaaaaaagcaaagttgaaatgtaaaataataatttgaaaatgtaaagtgcaaggtaaaaagtcaaatttaaaatgcaaagcttGAATATAAATGAACtgaatttttttattgattgagagaaacatcaaatatgaaactcaaaatgtgaaatggataagcttaaatggaaatacttaaattaattagtcaacggcgaaataaaagcctcttatttacgagaccggtctgagaAATCTCCAGCTTACAGCagggtctctgagcatgactggccgagcgatGAGCTAGCAGCCCCGGCAGGTGCTAGCTGGCTGTCGTGTCACtttatggagcttctcaactccgaaaactttgaagcaaactGTCAGTTCAGCAATGATTTTCACAAGACTGCCTacattcgaaatctaaacagttcatttctcgcctaaaacgttctcagacgtgaatttagtgatgaaatagacgaaaattgtaaaaaaaaaaagcaatcgattctagaatctagatcgggagtttTGCAGCAGCCAACAACTGGAAACGTTTTACAattttcgtctgctatttcaccactaaattcacttctgagacagtTTTATGGGAGAAATCAACTGTctgagtttgaatatgggcagttttacaaaaattgatgacCAATTGTACATTTGCTCCGATATGTTGTCGGACTTGAGAACCTCCACTCTGACGTGGCCAGGATTGCCTGCTCGGCGGCCGGCTAGTaatgctcagagaccccgctgtcagctggaagtcgtttcagaccctcccaccagccttgggccacgcctcctcatttacattgatatCTGTCACTTTCAAATGCAAAAGccaaacattaaattaaaatggaaAAGTTGAATCTTAAAAtttcaatgtaaaatgtaaaattcaaaagataaaatgtcaagttgaaaattgaaaattataaagTGAAAAGGCTAgaataaaatattgttttttctattttagattttaatttaagtatttccatttaagcttttCCATTTCACATTTTGAGTTTCATATTTGATGTTTCTCTCAATAAAAGATTTCAGTTTATGCATTTATATTTaagctttgcattttaaatttgactttttacattgcactttacattttcaaattatcattttacatttaaactttgctttttcagttttcattttcttttttaaatttaattatggcatgatttttcctggtagcgtagtaaaataatactatttttaatttgatctcgcttcgttttctctttggactttcaatttggattatgaataaatatttcctccatacgtACACACAGGTggccatacagtatatgtacttCAGTGATGGTTGTTTCGCTGTCTCGCCAGACCAACTTCATTCAGGGAAAAGATGAATAAATCCATTTCCTGGTAGATAAATGTTGAGAAAATGGTTTCTTATAACTTGCTgtactagagagagagagacccagTAGTCCCCAAACAAGGTGATGAACAAGATTGGTGCCTTCAAAATGATACAGCTGATCCTAAAGGCTCCCAGGAAAATGCCACTTTAAGCAAACTCGTAGCACTTGTCACTGGTCACTCAGTGCTGCACAGAAAATCGCTCTGTAACATCACAAACTGCACTAAACTGGACTGCTGCAAGGACTTCTATCCAAATGCTCTTCAACAAAGCCTTAAAaactctttttcactttttgcaTTACCAGGCCACACCGTTGTTACAGGTTATCATATATTCACTATAAATTCAACACAGCATCTCCAAGATAATCATTAAAACCGTTTCCTCTCATGCAGCAGCTTTGTTGTCCGTTTTTACTTTGAtgatattctgttttttttgcatcaaGCCTCTAATTCTTGGTGTTTATGTGGTCATCTGTTTTAGTCAGAGATGGAGAAAAGTTTAGTTTTGAGTTTGAGAGAGTTTAAGTATAAAAGTATGATGCCTAAGTGGTCATAAGCATGTGGTATGTGTATGATTTGTCATATATTTCTCTGTGCTTGTGCATATGACAGACATCACTGCCAGCAATTCACAGATTTctgaaatgtattgttttttttttttacattgtatgCTATATAAGTTTAAGGTATTTAAATAAAGCAATATATGAAGAATagactttgtctgtgtgtcataTGAATCTTTTCAAATTGAGCCTCATATTATCATATGTTTCTCCAATGAGTTCACATGGCCTTTAATTAATCCAGCTGCTACCATGGAAACTGAAAAGACACACCAAGGTTGTGATGCACATGTGAGAAGTGCATGTGCTTGACTGTTTCCTGCTCCTGAAAGCCATGAAAAtaccagttgtttttttttccattgagcTCCATGGTGACAGAGATAACTCTCGGGACTATCTTGGGAAATATCTCGGGACTCCCAGGACAAATCTTTTTAAATTTGGCATAAAcgttgacttggactcgaggatGAAGTGATTAGATTTGTGAGATTAAAGGTCACCTCACAAAATGCATTTTTGGCCATAACTCAAGAATTCCTATGCTAATTGTGAGAACATCTCACACAAATGTTTAATAGGATAAAATGATGAAGTGATGACATGTTATATCCCAAagctcaacttcactgtgacatcataaaacacttttctggCCATAATTTAACACCATAACTCAGAAACAGAAGGGGAGACTGTGACCATATTTCCCATTTGGTCGGAGTctgaattggtgacactaatcACCTTGAAACTGTGGTGACTGTATAGATCTCCTGTGCTGCcgggttgaagatgtgtgtgaagcatccatATTTCTCCAAGAAATACACTTAATACCTTTTAAATTGCCTCAAAGTCTTCATTACGTATATAAGTCTGaacagacatggatgtaaactgcaacttgactggttggcaATGGCGTACAACCACAAGGTGGTAATTCTAGTTATCCTTTTGAAATAAAGGTGTGATTTTGTTATGACAAGACattataataaaattaaaactatAAGTATATTGTTGTCACTGAGACTGTTGAAGAAGTAAGACGTTTCCTCTGATGTATTTTCAATATATATTTCTAGGTTCCCTTGAAATATCAACAGCATTTGTACAGTTATCAGTCATTAATTTTAGACTTGGCGATAGAGTAGTTAAAATATTCTAATCTTTTTATTGTACATTTGAATTCAAATTAAAAATCACTGCAAAAATATCACTTTGAAAAAGTGTTTTCTGTATGTTAAACacagtttgttgttttattcagCCTGGGACATTCACAGGAGGAAGCTGCTTTGATAACTATTTCCTCAACACTAGAAGTGAAAGCCAGCATGATATAGCTAAAGTCAATAAGACAAGTTTTGCgtggctacgttcacaccgcaagtcttaatgcttaattcggattttttgctcagatccgattttttgtttggctgttcacattaccttttaaaatgtggcctatatcagactCGAGTGTGAACAGTTTGCGGTTTCTAAAGTTAAGGAgattatggaggaagtaagcatttttgcttttatttcaaaatgccCAGTTCACCATCTTTCGGGTCACAGCTCACGCTCCACCTCCCTGGCGGTGCGGGTGAGACGGGCCGGTGGTGCGTCCGATCCCGAGGGACCGGGATCCCTCCTCAGCCAGCGCGAGCCGGCCCTCACTTTCATTGCGCCACGGGGCGACCCTCGCGACTCGCGCGCGCGTTATTAGACTCTTTGGTCCGTGTTTCAAGACGGGTCGGGTGGGTTGCCGACATCGCCGCAGACCCCTGACGCCTTTTACGTGAGCTGATCCCCGCCCTGGGATCCCCGACGCGGTTGGGGCGCACTGAGGACAGTCCGCCCCGGGTGACAGCCGCACCGGGAGCAGGGGCCCCGTCCCTCCCCGCGGGGAGGTGCAGCAAGGGTTATTGACGTAAAAGTtgcatcaaatccgccttggttgttcacactgcggccgcattgaaaaaaaatcagacctgggtctgattcaggaccacatataaagaagtggcctgaatctgatttgaaaaaaatctgatctgggcTAGATTTGAATGTTCACACTcggatttgggccacttttgcctgccgTCTTAACGTAGCTGGATTCTAAACTTAAGAGAAGCAAAGGAAGTAATATCACAATCATAACCAACCCGCTTAGTGCCCAACCGTAGttgttgtaaaaaataatgcagaaaCAAAGAGTTTAGCATAATTTAATGTTTCATATCAACAAGTGTTGCAGATTTCCCCCTTCAATGTGCTGCAGCTCAGTTTCTCTCTTTTGGGTCAGTGAGCAGTCAGGGTCAGGTCGGCACAGATGATTGAAACGCTAAGAAATTGAAAGAAATATTCATCAATAATTTGTACTAAGTAAATATGTACAACAATAGCTCTTTCACATTGTTTTGAGGTGGTCGCATATGTGTTAATTGCATCGTTGCAGTGGTGAAACAGCTCATGAAATAATCAATATCACTAATACTGCATGTTGGCAGTTAGATTCTTTATTTTGGCACAAACTAAGGAGAATGTTGTTTGTACTCTGGAAATCAACATTATTCTTTGATTATTAAATCTAAAcatttcacactttttttgacCCTCACTCCAACATcataattataaaataataataatcgtaggcctaataaaactaaaaactacaactcATCTTGTAGATGAAATATGAGATGTGACTTGTCTGTAGAATCTTTTTTGCTATTTATTGGCACATAAGCAATGCACtcattatataacatatacacCATGACATTTGTTGAATTAATTATCACAATCAACTACACAGTTTAGCCACCTGAGTGAGGTTCCCAGTCCCAGTTCCCAGTTTATACAGCGCCCATCCCGGCACTAGTAGAATAGAGGAGAGGGCCAGTAGCCAGCCCAACACATATGCCCAGGTTGGGTACACATACCAGCGGTTAAAGGTCAGAGGCTGGTACTCAACTAAAGAACATATAAAAGAGCCCTGAGAAAACAATAAAAGAGAGATTCAGTATTTGTCTGGACATTTCGGTATAGAAATGTCATCAAAAATCTAAAGGATACAGTAAAGTGCAAAGACATTCAGGTGTTCATGAGGATAAGGACCAGAGCTATGGGATTATTCATAATGGAACATTGAAAGCCGACTCACCAGTGAGACCAGTGGTGTGAGGTAAAGCCAGCAGATTTTAAAGAATGGGTTGGCATGCACACCTGTCATGTCCTTGATGATGCCAAACAACCGCTCTGCCCCTTTATAGGAGAAGAGGTTGTATGAtcattaggcctatataatgaCCAGATCAGACTAGATGTATGTGAATGAAGATGCactttaacactagaacggccatgacggtcattttgaccgttttgaaatttatatgtgtaataactttggtaaataaaaaaatacaatcctgctgctgcctgacttttcctaaaagagtctgtattttaatttaaaattgtttttatatacattacacaaaaggcaaagaaaatacaatcacttttacctatttcggccatataCGGTCATATTGAtcgctcggattttcgcggtattgtttttaatttttcgcgcagttgaagatgcatctcggttgcttagtaactaccatagtctctgtcagagaaacgtaactagcggtcttGAGTAaaaagtgtgggcatcaccgatgggccgaaggcaaagccagagtcggtaacgtaggctactacggcgtggatggactctgttctgaatcagaaggcaaacaccgggcgctcgctctgtgaaaggtgcGGTACACGTAGATGGCTGGTGgttgtttacatgttcatataactttatacatcctcgaactggctggaatcattgcacacatcctctccaaggagtgcaccagcagtaaaattgtccggaggaagtttatgcagcaactggcagagagctgagagcggagtttatggaggaaaaaagggcagcggctcacggtccgagcagcgctgcgcaccgcagcagacaccaaaacggaggcagtgccaggttaggttatagctaaatgttcaaataagatacttataattgttatttggctatTATGAATTAAGttaaatgaatttccacaccatatttttcagaatattaatgtatgaaataattacggtttactatgccatgatatgaattattgaaacacgtattaggctactactcaaatgtataattaaactcgttaaaatgtacatttcggtgttattacgtttttctaaagatatcataacacaatacataatacaatatcgcaattaggtatttatcatgagagattatagagtttggatgacaaaatgaccgctcacggcagttctagtagttatggaattccgccacttctagtgttaaaggGAAACTTCACTCATTTGTATACATAAAAGGTCAGTTTACTAGTAGTTAGGGATACTACTCAGCCCATGAAAACAGTTATATATCTTCTGTGGTTCTGGATGAGCTTTGTCAAGTGAAAGAGAAGATAACCTACATTATGCCATCAGGTTTTTGAAGCGTTATGGGGAAATGTACAAACCAGAACTTTTTAGAACACAAGGGACTCAAGATATCTCAGTATCTGTTGcattgattctgattctgacttttttctttttctttttcttttaatatgtCCTTTGTGAATCGCCCAAATTTATTTAGGTCCAATATGAAATTGCTGGAGTCCCCATTTAAAAATGCCATACCTACCAAATACCCATCCCAGTGCCAGGGtttcaaacacacagagacagaggatgcAGGCTCCGTTACAGGCGTAGTAGTCAAACATCTGGAACACATACATTCCTCCCTGGAAACAACAGCAAAGACATTGTTGGACATgggttcatttattttactttatatgTCAACCTCAGATGCATGGAAGCCTATTCCTgccacttttttatcacattattattatatatcaaCTTATATGTTGTAATAATTGAAATGTCTTAAGCTGAAAGCATCTTGTTATAATGATAAACAAAGTCATGGCATAAAGAgcgttttatatatatatatatatatatatatatatatacttgatTGATACTTGATTGATTTTGTTATATGCTGTATACCCTACCATTATGGATtagtaaaaaagaaatgtaacaaTGTAACACAAAATACTGACCTCAGTGATCATGACCAGCTGAGAGAAGAAGCATGTGAggcagaagaggaggagaaggcctTCCCGCCGGCCTGCCCTGCGCATTACCGTGGGAAACAAATCTATTATGGATGTCATCACCACCTCCATTGCAACAAACTGTACAGAGAAAAGACAAGACAGAATAAGTACATTTCCATATGTGAAATTGTTCTTCCACAAAGAGTTCATCAAGAGGACATCTTACTTGTGTGTCCAGACCCAAGAGAATGAGCATGACAAAGAAACAGATGGACCACAGTTGGGGAAGAGGCATCATGGCTACAGCCTGAGGGTATGCAATGAACGCCAAGCCTGGACCTGGAAAACACCAATGTTAGACTTGTCACCGTCTActatctgtcttttttttctttttttttttcaattttgcaTCAATGACTTTGTGAAGTAAAAGTGATGTACATCCAGATGGCAATGCAGTGAATAAACATAACACGTGATCATAAACACGTGAACAACAACCTCCTAAATCTGGCAAGATGAAGGGAATCGGGGAAGTTGCTGGAAATCACAAAGGGGTCGTTTAAGATACACCAGGAAGAGAAGAAACATCGTCGCACAACACTGTACAGAATTGTTGTCACTGAAAAAAATAAGGCCTAAGTGGCAGCTTTATTCTTGTGAccatttacagtttttcctcATGGTTTTTAGTGTGGAACCAAAACGGGGGAAtatgtgaatttaaaaaaagcagactGAATACCATTTACACAAGCCACAAGAATAAAATCATACTGAGTGAACATGAATGTAATATTTGATATCTTGAAATTCCTGATTATAATTAGGCCTATGTTTATTATATTGTTAGATTATAGgtttatgtaaataaatatgtacACATGTACCCTCATATGAGATTTATCAGAATTAATCTGAGCACTAAATGACTTCTAGGGAATAGACTGATATAGATGTCCTCAAGATGGCAGCAAAGATTTTACCCATTGTGGactagtggtggaagaagtactcggGACTTTTACTTTACTCAATTACCATAAAacgtcctgcatttaaaatcctATTTTAGTGAAATTACATAAGTATTTTCAGCAAAATATACTTACATTAACAAAAGTAACAGTACTCAGTAAAATGTCCCCTGTAACTGATGTATTGTACTTGACATTTGATTGTTAATACTGATTAAtcaatgtgtaagcagcatACTACAGTTGTAACTAGTCAACAAGGAGCTTATTTTAATACAGTTAGTTGGGTCCCTTGGTTCCCAACCTAGGTTTCGAGCCCTTCTAAAGGGTCACAGGATAAATCTGATTGGTTGAGAGATGATTAATGGGAAAGAAGAGAAGTTCTAATACACAattgtgttttcagtttttggacatttttctttttttgtgaaatattacagaattTGACCTCTTATTTCAAAAATATAAGCTTCATATGTTAGTTATGTAAAATGTTAATCAGTAAAGTATGGCAACTATACAGTAAAAactacaacatttccctctgaaatgaagcAGAAGCATAAAGTAACATCAAATGGAtatactcaagtaaaatacaACAAGTAGCCTACCTAAGTT of Sander lucioperca isolate FBNREF2018 chromosome 5, SLUC_FBN_1.2, whole genome shotgun sequence contains these proteins:
- the si:ch211-132b12.7 gene encoding CLOCK-interacting pacemaker isoform X2, coding for MQKEQPCLRESGPCATSSKNAKNKSNSMILLAIRGTKDADDSSGTGSRCSSEKDSGYSDGSDWHQTDVEDHRGNKSQSRGSEHAETSQPGQNKDIGQGNPGNPTLMPAGRELPPIYINNNMVLKQPDMIQKRGQLPWRNENRETSSSGAAHIIIFQQPSLLPATLEHQKPLSQMSNVTGKKINGTYLPILNSYARIAPHPSKKPLDTFSWNDESQNLSKRVCTEHKSDDTPVTRSLPEQHLYKQSKLAVLMSELPCSSSTRDIQSSSSPTTVPSSQSSPSGTGLYTTSSILTTRDLPRNSTTNTRHRRFLNTVEILRQSGLLDITLRTQELLRQSNATERNIAQLRQHTELLYQAASNPSGSLSGITAWQHLQRAMAESGSYPSLKILQNVQILCHPDSSSQPVSISTGKANGPQAAESSEVPPSRLLTTLPDPNSEQGRELKGGDKSSENVTFMLPDSSTG
- the si:ch211-132b12.7 gene encoding CLOCK-interacting pacemaker isoform X1 produces the protein MFYLFLIFFTFILHFVITSNGGFKLDRMNHQDFKTKVGRFPLLDTRLSSSMQKEQPCLRESGPCATSSKNAKNKSNSMILLAIRGTKDADDSSGTGSRCSSEKDSGYSDGSDWHQTDVEDHRGNKSQSRGSEHAETSQPGQNKDIGQGNPGNPTLMPAGRELPPIYINNNMVLKQPDMIQKRGQLPWRNENRETSSSGAAHIIIFQQPSLLPATLEHQKPLSQMSNVTGKKINGTYLPILNSYARIAPHPSKKPLDTFSWNDESQNLSKRVCTEHKSDDTPVTRSLPEQHLYKQSKLAVLMSELPCSSSTRDIQSSSSPTTVPSSQSSPSGTGLYTTSSILTTRDLPRNSTTNTRHRRFLNTVEILRQSGLLDITLRTQELLRQSNATERNIAQLRQHTELLYQAASNPSGSLSGITAWQHLQRAMAESGSYPSLKILQNVQILCHPDSSSQPVSISTGKANGPQAAESSEVPPSRLLTTLPDPNSEQGRELKGGDKSSENVTFMLPDSSTG